From Sporosarcina sp. Te-1, the proteins below share one genomic window:
- a CDS encoding Kiwa anti-phage protein KwaB-like domain-containing protein, which yields MIDNDEVVIENNSQEKDLPFQVSFYVIVHNEKFYFRKHMNNAFLKETKLAFEYNYEAELFDSFDKKLMVIDSTFDFYYQIDDAYLTIRNTSNFESVANYDSFFEKKRDEVLKKVQEKSFISNFEAFRNEVQTKAYLRFFSKINTDLLDELKKDTTFLQQLEVESKGEIKFDSTTNSFEVSPRQTKTMIHMLSYLIGRDLENQLIIFSDKKYIKFMA from the coding sequence TTGATTGATAATGATGAAGTGGTAATAGAAAATAATTCTCAGGAAAAGGATTTGCCATTCCAAGTAAGCTTTTATGTTATAGTTCACAATGAAAAATTCTATTTTAGAAAACATATGAATAACGCATTTTTAAAAGAAACTAAGTTAGCATTTGAATATAACTATGAGGCTGAACTATTTGATTCATTTGATAAAAAATTGATGGTAATAGATTCGACGTTTGATTTTTATTATCAAATAGATGATGCTTACCTGACCATAAGGAATACATCCAATTTTGAGTCAGTTGCAAACTATGATTCATTTTTTGAAAAAAAAAGAGATGAAGTTTTAAAGAAGGTACAAGAAAAAAGTTTTATTTCAAACTTCGAAGCTTTTCGAAATGAAGTGCAAACAAAGGCTTATTTAAGGTTTTTTTCGAAGATAAATACTGATTTACTAGATGAATTAAAGAAAGACACAACATTTTTACAGCAGCTGGAAGTAGAATCTAAGGGTGAGATAAAATTTGATTCAACTACCAATAGCTTTGAAGTTTCTCCTAGACAAACAAAAACAATGATTCATATGTTAAGTTATCTCATTGGAAGGGATCTTGAAAATCAGTTAATTATATTTTCAGATAAGAAGTATATAAAATTCATGGCTTAA
- a CDS encoding type I restriction endonuclease subunit R codes for MSNAPKSVSEAAFQDRFVKKLQRYKWDAPDELDGTKRKVTTNDLIKYWRSELNRINVDQLESVPLTDNEFNQVMAQVNQIANSFEAAKLLAMEGSKGKIDGIYRDPDPRVTREQITLTIFKKAEVRGGDSSYKIAREVVTPNGNRFDLVLLINGLPLINIEQKRADKTLDEAFTQFKRYYQDGEYTLNFMAFSQMMVITSEVATRYFATPKTVHDFNPSFVFHWADQNNVPVNHWEEVISQFLMIPMAHQMVGDYLVIDEAREEENRRHMLMRSYQVHALQAVEGAAFGWDNEDRIPHGGFVWHTTGSGKTITSFKTALFLSTRAGFDKVVFLVDRKELDSRTSENFKAYAAYESVSVDDTKHTYELRKLMHSPNNGIVVTTTYKLSNLVKDLIEANDTRLADKRIVFIIDEAHRTTMGQMMGTIKQYFRLHSLFFGYTGTPLFDENQVKGKINEKSEIINTTEKLFGPLIHQYTIEEAIADKNVLGFHVDYINTGEFKSYEDLRDKLIELLKNQNPETEVREIERSVQEMTDLEVEKAAKKAGLLVYYDETHIPRVVEEILTQWDAQSQNRKFNAILTVAYKKRVLAYFEEFKKQMEEKDIQLNIAMTFSFGSEEETERVDPIIIKNMFKSYGEFTGIEFVAGDKKRGEEAYFEDVVERATRGGSGRNPKNIDLVIVADQLLTGYDSKLLNTLYVDRTLELQGLIQAYSRTNRVYGANKEFGTIINFQYPKITEEMVNVALRLYGSGGTSSKAIVEPYATAVEKFKLTLIEMRNTLPDPTSWQSIEPLEEEKKMFLLAYKAAAEQFNLVEQYYEYAWDNEAFGMDERTWFHYIGAYRNLVFEEGDDTPVPAPPTLLGKTKLAGTQVIDANHILNLIGSKTTSNNGRQTVDTETLRIIYQQITELSNLGEHEQAELLKEFVVEELEPGNISSDIHFDRAFEDWKNSKKQALIYKVANEWGINGKVLERSVDAYSINSPEEIPFIDDLIGSLDFDSATKKQGSNQLMHNFALTPYLTKVVPQIKGKFKM; via the coding sequence ATGAGTAATGCACCTAAGAGTGTATCAGAGGCAGCTTTTCAAGATCGTTTTGTTAAAAAGCTGCAACGGTATAAATGGGACGCTCCTGATGAACTTGATGGCACGAAGCGTAAAGTGACGACAAATGATTTAATCAAATATTGGCGCAGTGAATTGAATCGGATAAACGTCGATCAACTGGAGAGTGTGCCGTTAACTGATAATGAATTTAACCAAGTGATGGCACAAGTGAATCAGATTGCCAATAGCTTTGAAGCAGCGAAGTTGTTAGCGATGGAAGGGTCTAAAGGAAAGATTGACGGCATTTACCGGGATCCTGATCCTCGTGTGACAAGGGAACAAATTACGTTAACCATTTTTAAGAAAGCGGAAGTTCGCGGTGGGGATTCAAGTTATAAGATTGCAAGAGAAGTTGTGACACCGAATGGCAATCGCTTTGACCTCGTTTTGCTGATTAATGGGTTACCGCTCATTAATATCGAACAAAAACGTGCAGATAAAACACTTGATGAAGCCTTCACCCAGTTCAAACGCTATTACCAAGACGGGGAGTATACACTGAACTTTATGGCGTTCTCACAAATGATGGTCATTACATCTGAAGTGGCGACGCGATATTTTGCTACACCAAAAACGGTACATGATTTTAATCCAAGCTTTGTGTTCCATTGGGCCGATCAAAATAATGTTCCGGTGAATCACTGGGAAGAAGTCATTAGTCAGTTTTTAATGATTCCAATGGCGCATCAAATGGTCGGGGATTATTTAGTTATTGACGAAGCGAGAGAAGAAGAAAATCGTAGACATATGCTCATGCGTTCGTACCAAGTTCATGCCTTGCAAGCAGTTGAAGGGGCGGCTTTTGGTTGGGATAATGAGGATCGTATCCCCCATGGCGGTTTTGTCTGGCATACGACAGGGTCGGGCAAAACGATTACGAGTTTTAAAACCGCACTCTTTTTATCCACCCGTGCTGGTTTTGATAAAGTGGTCTTTCTCGTCGATCGTAAGGAGTTAGACAGTCGAACAAGTGAGAACTTTAAGGCATATGCAGCATATGAATCCGTCTCAGTAGATGATACGAAGCATACATATGAGCTTCGCAAACTCATGCATTCACCGAACAATGGAATTGTAGTAACGACGACGTACAAATTAAGTAATTTAGTGAAAGATTTAATTGAAGCGAATGATACACGACTCGCTGATAAGCGTATTGTCTTTATTATTGATGAAGCGCATCGGACGACGATGGGACAAATGATGGGGACGATTAAGCAATATTTCAGACTGCACAGTTTGTTCTTTGGATATACAGGAACGCCTTTGTTTGATGAAAACCAAGTCAAAGGGAAAATAAATGAAAAAAGCGAAATAATAAATACAACCGAAAAACTGTTTGGTCCGCTCATTCACCAATATACGATTGAGGAAGCGATCGCAGATAAAAACGTATTAGGCTTCCATGTTGATTACATTAATACTGGTGAATTTAAGAGCTATGAAGACTTAAGAGACAAGTTGATTGAATTGCTAAAGAATCAGAATCCAGAAACCGAAGTCCGAGAGATAGAGCGATCTGTGCAAGAAATGACGGATCTTGAAGTTGAAAAAGCTGCTAAAAAAGCGGGTCTTTTAGTATATTACGATGAAACGCATATCCCGAGAGTAGTAGAAGAAATATTAACACAATGGGATGCACAGTCCCAAAATCGGAAATTTAATGCAATCTTAACGGTCGCTTATAAAAAGCGTGTTCTTGCGTATTTTGAAGAATTTAAAAAGCAGATGGAAGAAAAAGATATCCAGTTAAATATTGCGATGACTTTTAGTTTTGGCAGTGAAGAGGAGACAGAACGTGTAGATCCGATCATCATTAAAAATATGTTTAAGTCATATGGGGAGTTTACTGGGATTGAATTTGTTGCAGGTGATAAAAAGCGCGGTGAAGAAGCCTATTTTGAAGATGTCGTTGAACGTGCAACGAGAGGCGGCAGTGGACGCAACCCTAAAAATATTGATCTTGTAATCGTGGCCGATCAGTTATTAACAGGCTATGACTCAAAGCTTCTGAATACACTCTATGTTGATCGAACATTGGAATTACAAGGATTAATTCAAGCGTATTCAAGGACAAATCGTGTCTATGGGGCAAATAAAGAATTTGGAACGATTATTAATTTTCAATACCCGAAGATCACTGAAGAAATGGTCAATGTAGCGCTTAGACTCTATGGCAGTGGCGGAACAAGCAGCAAAGCCATTGTTGAGCCTTATGCAACTGCAGTAGAAAAATTCAAGTTGACTCTTATAGAGATGAGAAACACTTTACCAGATCCGACGAGCTGGCAATCGATTGAACCCTTAGAAGAAGAGAAGAAAATGTTCTTACTGGCTTATAAAGCAGCAGCAGAACAATTCAACCTGGTTGAACAATACTATGAGTATGCATGGGATAATGAAGCATTTGGGATGGATGAACGTACATGGTTCCACTATATCGGTGCTTACCGTAACCTGGTTTTTGAAGAAGGCGATGACACGCCGGTTCCTGCACCTCCTACACTTTTAGGGAAAACAAAACTTGCAGGTACCCAAGTCATTGATGCAAACCATATCCTAAACTTAATCGGGTCTAAAACAACTTCAAATAACGGTAGACAAACTGTTGACACTGAAACATTGCGCATCATATATCAACAAATAACAGAATTAAGTAACCTTGGTGAACATGAACAAGCAGAACTTCTTAAAGAATTTGTTGTAGAAGAATTAGAACCTGGAAATATTTCAAGTGACATTCATTTTGATCGTGCTTTTGAAGATTGGAAAAATAGTAAGAAACAAGCACTTATTTATAAAGTTGCAAATGAGTGGGGGATTAATGGCAAAGTTCTTGAAAGGTCTGTTGACGCATATTCGATTAATTCACCAGAAGAGATTCCGTTCATTGATGACCTAATTGGTAGTCTGGATTTTGATTCAGCCACAAAGAAGCAAGGAAGTAATCAACTCATGCATAACTTTGCATTGACACCGTATCTTACGAAAGTTGTACCGCAAATTAAGGGTAAGTTTAAAATGTGA
- a CDS encoding restriction endonuclease subunit S encodes MNEKKLVPRRRFEEFQNADAWEQREVIEMLRGTPGSIKIGPFGSALKKEYFVDSGVKVYAQENIFLRDFNVGNYYITEAKYRELQSCELFPGDLVISMMGTVGACAVFPDTAERGIMNSHLLRLQFNKKIIPEYIMFLLRDSLLIRKQINKLSVGSIMSGLSSSVVKQLVFPIPSIEEQGKLVSYFQKLDNLITLHQRNLEKTKALKSAYLAEMFPAEGERVPKRRFAGFTREWKELKLGELGYTFSGLSGKTKKDFGHGDAEYVPYMNVFKNEISNCMLTEKVVLDNKQKELKYGDVLFTTSSETPHEVGMSSVWLDNKPNVYLNSFCFGLRPTVSINNLFLAYLLRSNEVRRQIEILAQGISRYNISKGKVMEINIGIPQDEEQKAIGRFFEKLDDSIINQQQKLDKLKAMKQAYLQEMFV; translated from the coding sequence TTGAATGAGAAGAAGTTAGTGCCAAGAAGAAGGTTTGAAGAATTTCAAAATGCCGATGCTTGGGAACAGCGTGAGGTTATAGAAATGCTAAGAGGCACCCCTGGATCTATTAAAATTGGACCATTTGGTAGTGCCCTGAAAAAAGAGTATTTTGTTGATAGTGGAGTGAAAGTTTACGCACAAGAGAACATTTTTTTAAGGGATTTTAATGTAGGAAATTATTATATTACAGAAGCAAAATATCGAGAACTACAAAGTTGTGAATTGTTTCCAGGTGATCTTGTAATTAGCATGATGGGTACTGTTGGAGCGTGTGCTGTATTCCCAGATACAGCGGAAAGAGGAATAATGAACTCTCATTTACTTCGTTTACAATTTAACAAAAAGATTATTCCAGAGTACATCATGTTTTTACTCAGGGATTCTTTGTTAATTCGTAAACAGATTAATAAATTGTCTGTTGGAAGTATTATGAGCGGACTTAGCTCAAGTGTTGTAAAACAACTTGTATTTCCAATTCCAAGTATTGAAGAGCAAGGTAAGTTAGTCAGTTATTTTCAAAAATTAGACAACCTCATTACCCTTCATCAACGCAATTTAGAAAAAACAAAAGCTTTGAAATCTGCTTACCTTGCTGAGATGTTCCCTGCTGAAGGAGAGCGAGTACCGAAAAGAAGGTTTGCAGGATTTACGAGGGAATGGAAAGAACTAAAGTTAGGTGAATTGGGCTATACATTCTCTGGTTTATCAGGCAAGACAAAAAAAGATTTTGGACACGGGGATGCGGAATACGTACCGTATATGAATGTCTTTAAAAATGAAATATCAAATTGTATGTTAACTGAAAAAGTTGTATTAGATAATAAGCAAAAAGAACTCAAATATGGCGATGTTTTATTTACCACTTCATCAGAAACACCACATGAAGTAGGGATGTCTTCTGTATGGTTGGATAATAAACCTAACGTGTATTTAAATAGCTTTTGTTTTGGATTAAGACCTACAGTAAGTATAAATAATTTATTTTTGGCTTATTTATTACGATCAAATGAAGTAAGAAGGCAAATAGAAATTTTAGCACAAGGTATTTCAAGATATAATATCTCAAAAGGAAAAGTGATGGAGATTAATATTGGTATACCTCAAGATGAAGAGCAGAAAGCAATCGGAAGGTTTTTTGAAAAACTAGACGACTCTATTATTAACCAACAACAAAAGCTAGACAAACTAAAAGCAATGAAACAAGCCTATTTACAAGAAATGTTTGTGTAA
- a CDS encoding type I restriction-modification system subunit M has translation MITSDEIKRRLWDGANELRGSMDASRYKDYMLGLMFYKFLSDKTIDTFRIASGMKQNSEAEVIQAYHENYAQYPEQLVKMISDVLGYYVLPQHLYQTWISDIRSGNFAVQKVTDSLNHFERTIAVKGDSDDFKGLFASSTLDLTDTALGSNLNERNKNIKELVLLFADLNMVALQKGDVLGDAYEYLIGQFAMESGKKAGEFYTPSQVSEVMAQIVAKTKLIRSIYDPTVGSGSLLLTVSKYLSEDERKSLAYYGQEKNTATYNLTRMNLLLHGVRPEKMTINNGDTLAEDWPEDPQRPNEGVQFDVVVMNPPYSVKKWNRSNLKVSDPRFEIAGVLPPDSKGDYAFLLHGLFHLGQQGTMAIVLPHGVLFRGGAEGEIRKRLLEKNYIDTIIGLPDKLFTNTGIPVTVLILKKNRPLGDPVLMIDASKTFIKEGKQNVLQEKDIAKIVDTYAMRSEEAGYSHLASRDEIIENEYNLNIPRYIESIDEEIPQDVDAHLYGGIPYENIAELKVLQETVPTIIEQSMKELRSGYVELTVSIEELTKKVLTDDHVIQKSNTVEQQLRAYMDKYWALLKNVDGVNNIPEIRDAMLTDIKELLLGFNHIDEYDGYQIIVELWKDMLTEDTEIIASSDFYTAGRTRVPLMVTKGSGKTKREEQDGWIGSIVPNELIMNHIFAEDVKAIEEKEARLPEVEAELTELVEAAKIEESDEEAALIEALNDKEDAFMIGAIRSLIKEAEKGSTDYTLLKKVEDLLNEKTTLNREVKKLHQELKEATEARIETLTNEEIDHLMHEKWFGSLVSKGMQLIESPLTEELAVLEQLQNRYSETLSTLEQESKQLEQELEDMMQQLVVSEF, from the coding sequence ATGATTACTTCAGATGAAATCAAAAGAAGATTATGGGACGGGGCCAATGAATTACGAGGATCAATGGATGCCAGTCGATACAAAGATTATATGCTGGGACTCATGTTCTACAAATTTTTAAGTGATAAAACAATTGACACGTTTAGAATAGCCAGCGGAATGAAGCAAAATAGCGAAGCAGAAGTGATTCAGGCTTATCATGAGAACTATGCACAATACCCAGAACAGCTTGTGAAGATGATTTCTGACGTTCTTGGGTACTACGTATTACCGCAACACTTATACCAAACATGGATTAGCGATATCCGGTCTGGTAATTTCGCGGTCCAAAAAGTAACGGATAGCTTGAACCATTTTGAACGGACGATTGCAGTGAAAGGCGACTCAGATGATTTTAAAGGATTATTCGCAAGTTCCACACTCGATCTGACAGACACTGCATTAGGCAGCAATTTAAATGAGCGGAATAAAAATATTAAAGAGCTCGTTTTACTTTTTGCAGATCTTAATATGGTTGCTTTGCAAAAAGGAGACGTATTAGGCGATGCGTATGAATACTTAATTGGACAGTTTGCAATGGAATCCGGCAAGAAAGCAGGGGAGTTCTATACGCCATCACAAGTAAGTGAAGTTATGGCACAAATTGTTGCGAAAACGAAATTGATTCGCTCGATTTATGACCCGACTGTTGGTTCAGGTTCGCTTCTTTTAACTGTAAGTAAATACTTATCAGAAGACGAGAGGAAAAGTTTAGCGTACTACGGTCAAGAAAAGAATACAGCGACGTATAACTTAACGAGAATGAACCTGCTCCTTCATGGTGTGCGTCCCGAGAAAATGACCATTAATAATGGGGATACACTTGCTGAAGACTGGCCAGAAGATCCACAGCGTCCAAATGAAGGTGTTCAATTTGACGTGGTCGTCATGAATCCACCGTATTCAGTGAAGAAATGGAACCGTTCAAATTTAAAAGTGAGTGATCCACGATTTGAAATCGCAGGCGTATTACCCCCTGATTCCAAAGGAGACTATGCGTTTCTTTTACACGGTTTGTTCCACTTAGGCCAACAAGGAACGATGGCCATTGTATTACCGCATGGTGTGTTATTTAGGGGCGGTGCAGAGGGTGAAATTCGTAAACGTTTATTAGAAAAGAATTACATCGATACGATTATCGGACTTCCTGACAAATTATTCACAAACACAGGTATTCCAGTCACGGTATTAATCTTGAAGAAGAATCGACCGCTAGGAGATCCTGTACTCATGATTGATGCCTCTAAAACATTTATAAAAGAAGGGAAACAAAACGTTTTACAAGAAAAAGACATTGCGAAAATTGTAGATACATACGCGATGCGTAGTGAAGAAGCAGGCTATAGTCATTTAGCATCAAGAGATGAAATAATTGAAAATGAATACAACTTAAATATTCCGCGCTATATTGAATCAATTGATGAAGAAATTCCCCAAGACGTGGATGCACATTTATACGGCGGGATTCCGTATGAAAATATTGCAGAATTAAAAGTGCTACAGGAAACTGTCCCAACAATTATCGAGCAATCAATGAAAGAATTGCGTAGTGGTTACGTTGAATTGACAGTATCCATTGAGGAATTAACAAAGAAAGTTTTGACCGATGACCATGTCATTCAAAAATCAAACACAGTCGAACAGCAATTAAGGGCGTATATGGATAAATACTGGGCATTATTGAAAAATGTCGATGGCGTGAACAATATCCCTGAAATCCGTGATGCAATGCTGACTGACATTAAAGAACTTTTATTAGGGTTCAATCACATCGATGAATACGATGGCTATCAGATCATTGTGGAATTATGGAAAGACATGCTGACAGAAGACACAGAGATTATTGCTTCGTCAGACTTCTACACAGCAGGACGTACACGTGTGCCATTAATGGTTACAAAAGGTTCTGGCAAAACCAAAAGAGAAGAACAAGACGGTTGGATTGGCAGTATCGTACCGAATGAATTAATTATGAACCACATATTTGCTGAAGATGTCAAAGCAATAGAAGAGAAAGAAGCAAGACTTCCAGAAGTTGAAGCAGAACTGACTGAATTAGTCGAAGCTGCAAAAATAGAAGAAAGTGATGAAGAAGCCGCGTTAATTGAAGCACTGAACGATAAAGAAGATGCCTTTATGATTGGTGCGATACGATCACTAATAAAAGAAGCAGAAAAAGGCAGTACAGATTACACTTTATTGAAAAAGGTAGAAGATTTATTAAATGAAAAAACAACACTTAATCGTGAAGTGAAGAAATTACATCAAGAGTTAAAAGAAGCAACAGAAGCCCGTATTGAAACGTTAACGAATGAAGAAATTGACCATCTGATGCACGAAAAATGGTTCGGTTCATTAGTTTCTAAAGGTATGCAGTTAATTGAAAGCCCTTTAACAGAAGAATTGGCAGTACTTGAACAATTACAAAACAGATATTCTGAAACGCTTTCGACATTGGAACAAGAAAGTAAGCAGTTAGAGCAGGAATTGGAAGACATGATGCAGCAATTGGTGGTGAGTGAGTTTTGA
- a CDS encoding helix-turn-helix domain-containing protein — MAKYSDEFKVMIVREYLAGRLGYNSLANKHGMKSTGQLRAWVSAYQKYGVEGIMRKKNHEVYSVQFKLDVLSFMKRTGASRSETALHFGLTNPPLISSWKKKFLEGGAEALDNLKGRPAMSDKAKNVQKNKKPTQQDEMTREQELEQENELLRLEVEYLKKLRAFQMDPDGYLEKHKQRYHSNSKKNSD, encoded by the coding sequence ATGGCTAAATATAGCGATGAGTTTAAGGTGATGATTGTCCGCGAGTATTTGGCTGGACGACTTGGCTACAATTCTCTGGCCAACAAACATGGTATGAAATCGACCGGACAGCTTAGAGCGTGGGTATCGGCGTATCAGAAATATGGTGTAGAAGGGATCATGAGAAAGAAGAATCATGAAGTTTATTCTGTTCAATTCAAGCTTGATGTACTAAGCTTTATGAAAAGGACAGGCGCTTCGCGGTCAGAAACGGCACTTCACTTCGGCCTGACAAATCCACCACTAATTTCTTCATGGAAAAAGAAGTTCCTTGAAGGTGGTGCCGAAGCCCTGGACAACCTGAAAGGACGGCCAGCCATGTCGGACAAAGCGAAGAACGTTCAGAAGAATAAGAAGCCAACACAACAGGACGAAATGACACGTGAACAGGAATTGGAACAGGAAAATGAACTCCTCCGCTTGGAGGTGGAGTACCTAAAAAAGTTGCGAGCTTTTCAGATGGATCCGGACGGCTATCTCGAAAAGCACAAGCAGCGCTATCATTCGAACTCAAAGAAGAATTCCGACTGA
- a CDS encoding IS3 family transposase, with the protein MKCENPDQELEETIQSIFDEHNKNYGYRRIHLELKNRGIVVNHKKVQRLMRKLGLKGNKFTRKSRRYSSYQGNIGTVAKNRIQRRFNTPFPCQKLTTDITEFKCSDGLKLCQ; encoded by the coding sequence ATGAAGTGTGAAAATCCTGACCAAGAGTTGGAGGAAACGATTCAATCCATTTTTGATGAGCACAACAAAAATTATGGTTATCGCAGGATTCACCTAGAATTAAAGAACCGTGGCATCGTAGTCAATCATAAAAAGGTTCAGCGCCTTATGCGAAAGCTAGGATTAAAAGGAAATAAGTTCACCCGTAAATCTCGTCGTTATAGTTCGTACCAAGGGAATATCGGTACAGTGGCGAAAAACCGTATTCAGCGCCGCTTCAATACTCCCTTCCCATGTCAGAAACTGACCACGGATATTACAGAATTCAAGTGTTCGGATGGTCTAAAACTTTGCCAATGA
- a CDS encoding IS3 family transposase has translation MSETDHGYYRIQVFGWSKTLPMMDMYNGEILSYGISMRPTLDFVMKPLEEVLDIVKNAKYRTTIHSDQGWHYQHGSWVATLKEHKVFQSMSRKGNCLDNAPMENFFGLLKQEMYYGEPLRTYEELERAIEDYIQYYNNKRIKQKLAGMSPVQYRLQTNQLAA, from the coding sequence ATGTCAGAAACTGACCACGGATATTACAGAATTCAAGTGTTCGGATGGTCTAAAACTTTGCCAATGATGGATATGTATAATGGTGAAATTCTTTCGTATGGCATCAGTATGCGTCCGACGCTTGACTTTGTGATGAAACCCTTGGAGGAAGTCCTCGACATCGTAAAGAACGCAAAATATCGGACTACTATCCACTCGGATCAGGGCTGGCACTATCAGCACGGAAGCTGGGTTGCGACCTTAAAAGAACATAAAGTGTTTCAGAGTATGTCTAGGAAGGGGAACTGTCTCGACAACGCTCCCATGGAGAATTTCTTTGGATTACTAAAGCAGGAGATGTATTATGGCGAACCGCTGCGGACATATGAGGAACTGGAAAGAGCTATCGAGGATTATATTCAATATTACAACAACAAACGGATCAAACAGAAATTGGCTGGCATGAGTCCGGTTCAATACCGTCTTCAAACCAACCAACTAGCTGCTTAA
- a CDS encoding DUF5412 family protein, which yields MNNKAKNIYWNYKEESADIKWIDYNTVMINRFAKRTKG from the coding sequence ATGAATAACAAAGCAAAGAATATTTACTGGAATTACAAGGAAGAGAGTGCTGATATAAAGTGGATAGATTATAACACGGTAATGATTAACAGATTTGCTAAACGTACCAAAGGATAA
- a CDS encoding DUF4179 domain-containing protein, translated as MNEIEKHLAEEKKKMEQITAPAELEGRLWQALDAATVKKKLKPKWPLAVAAFLLVCLIGYNYNGLAYYGKKIIGFDELMSGTLTELNDKGMGQTVGKKVLLEDGTELTVDGIMTDANQLILYYTLSNVKEMEGITFGKITGFLTDSNQGAGTLTFNEKQSEIKGQLFFDPVSPFAKKLTLEATKLAEDGQTITGIISFPYDPNQAMQTELQQKLMKTVKVDKGTITFKTITATPTVTIIKGTVDVQNIDRVQLPFKQVQLLVNGKPVEQIGSGISTSIGGTKFELSFESLPQKVDSLGLVVKEFVGYTNVDETIPLHPIQDQAFQLEGKDLWVKEVEKTEDGVQITIASDEDVLLDGVTIDGKGGEVPLKTTIRQDYKELDDGRVVKERTLLFSTDIVPDTLSIKGMHHRKSVDEVVEILVE; from the coding sequence ATGAATGAAATCGAAAAACATTTAGCGGAAGAGAAAAAGAAAATGGAACAGATAACAGCGCCAGCTGAATTGGAAGGACGGCTCTGGCAGGCATTGGATGCGGCTACCGTCAAAAAGAAGCTAAAGCCTAAATGGCCGCTGGCAGTCGCGGCATTCCTGCTCGTCTGTCTTATTGGCTATAACTACAATGGATTGGCCTATTACGGAAAGAAAATCATAGGATTTGATGAATTGATGAGCGGCACGCTTACCGAATTGAATGACAAAGGAATGGGGCAGACGGTCGGGAAAAAGGTATTGTTGGAGGACGGCACCGAGTTGACGGTGGATGGCATCATGACGGACGCCAATCAATTGATTCTCTATTATACACTTTCGAACGTAAAGGAAATGGAGGGTATTACATTTGGAAAGATTACAGGTTTTTTAACAGACTCCAACCAAGGTGCTGGAACATTGACATTCAATGAAAAGCAATCCGAAATCAAAGGCCAACTATTTTTTGACCCCGTCAGTCCATTTGCGAAAAAACTGACATTGGAAGCGACGAAGTTGGCAGAAGACGGCCAAACAATAACAGGCATAATTTCATTCCCTTACGATCCGAACCAAGCCATGCAAACCGAATTACAGCAGAAGCTGATGAAAACAGTGAAAGTCGACAAAGGGACCATTACCTTTAAAACCATTACAGCCACCCCTACCGTAACAATTATAAAGGGAACGGTGGACGTTCAGAATATAGATCGAGTGCAGCTTCCTTTTAAACAAGTGCAACTGCTTGTCAATGGAAAACCAGTTGAACAGATAGGGAGTGGAATCAGCACCTCCATAGGCGGTACCAAATTTGAGCTGAGTTTTGAATCGTTGCCCCAAAAGGTCGACTCCTTAGGGCTCGTCGTCAAGGAATTCGTCGGCTACACAAACGTTGACGAAACCATTCCATTACACCCAATTCAGGATCAAGCCTTTCAATTAGAAGGGAAAGATCTATGGGTGAAAGAGGTGGAGAAAACAGAGGACGGGGTTCAAATTACCATAGCTTCGGATGAAGATGTTCTCTTGGACGGTGTCACTATTGATGGCAAGGGTGGGGAGGTTCCTCTGAAAACGACCATTCGTCAAGATTATAAAGAGCTTGACGATGGAAGGGTGGTCAAGGAGCGGACGTTGTTATTTTCGACCGATATAGTGCCGGATACGTTGAGTATTAAAGGGATGCATCATAGGAAGTCGGTTGATGAGGTGGTTGAGATTTTGGTGGAGTAG